In Gemmatimonadetes bacterium T265, one DNA window encodes the following:
- a CDS encoding SusC/RagA family TonB-linked outer membrane protein, which translates to MRHLRRLLPAAAAVAAVSAVASEARAQRRVTGVVTGEGGAPLPNATVQVVGTAAGTYTNEAGRFTIPVPAGAGTIRVRRIGYRARTVAVAAGQADLGAVALERDVLQLEAQVVTGVGTTISRRNAANDVAVVSGAELNTVPQPTVDNALQGKIAGATVTQNSGAPGGGAQFRIRGANSILGNTDPLLIVDGVIISNDVIQPGTNAVLQAVGGLNSSSQDNGVNRIADLNPNDIENIEVLKGASASQIYGSRASNGVIIITTRKGQTGRPQFNLTQRVGGSNILRTIDERHYSLAEAYASGAGAGLDSAAVQASYAACGGFCDHQRELFNNAGTSYETDLSVRGGGNTAQYYVSGLAKRDGGLAVNTGYDKQSLRANLTTALGSRLNAQVSANLVHSLAARGFTNNDNVNVTPYFVFPATPSWFDLRAANGTYPNNPFTSSNPLQTFALSRTPEEVWRQIGAVTADYSVLANDRHTLTLRFNGGADFYNQQDNISVPAYLQFQASQPNPGILTLQSGNNIYGNSALTLAHVYRPAAGSSFTTSVGTQYEYRSQRVGNIVGQNVLAGQENVQNASTINAFDFRLRQIDLAYYAQEEFLTLGERLLLTAALRAQRSTVNGNQDKYYVFPKASASYRIPGLPSAINEAKLRLAYGVAGNPPLITSQFTPVTTTVYGGQNAVVPGLRLGAANIHPELQREVEGGVDLTFLNSRATLGVTGYNRSISDLLLEPTVAASRGFTTIDLNGGRMYNRGVEVNASGTLVQTRNVTWVPRLTFARNVNKVTALPDLVGHVQCLNAAGTALQANPLLCPRGFTAGAYGFDLGQGRVEEGASLTQVVGTDTVPGTGCSTAGSTSCVTYARKYGDTEPKFTLGFSNEVTVHGVRLYALLDWRYRFSIINVTQNTYDFFHALADTAGTTRRLAAYQVTAPYIQDGTFLMLREVTAGYTLPAALSQRILRGHSNTLSVEVSGRNLAISTSYAGLTPEVSNFGNTNVVRNQDLAPFPQSRTFFVSLNVGF; encoded by the coding sequence GTGAGGCACCTTCGGAGGCTGCTCCCCGCCGCCGCGGCCGTCGCCGCCGTGTCGGCCGTCGCGTCGGAGGCCCGGGCGCAACGCCGCGTGACGGGCGTCGTGACCGGCGAAGGCGGCGCCCCGCTCCCCAACGCGACCGTGCAGGTCGTCGGGACGGCGGCGGGCACGTACACGAACGAGGCCGGGCGGTTCACGATCCCGGTCCCCGCCGGCGCCGGCACGATCCGCGTGCGGCGCATCGGCTACCGCGCGCGCACGGTCGCCGTCGCCGCGGGGCAGGCCGACCTCGGCGCCGTCGCCCTCGAGCGCGACGTGCTGCAACTGGAGGCGCAGGTCGTGACCGGCGTCGGGACGACGATCTCGCGCCGCAACGCCGCGAACGACGTGGCCGTCGTGTCGGGCGCGGAGCTCAACACCGTGCCGCAGCCGACGGTCGACAACGCGCTCCAGGGCAAGATCGCCGGCGCGACCGTGACGCAGAACTCCGGCGCCCCCGGCGGCGGCGCGCAGTTCCGCATCCGCGGCGCCAACTCGATCCTCGGCAACACCGACCCGCTGCTCATCGTCGACGGCGTCATCATCTCCAACGACGTCATCCAGCCCGGGACCAACGCCGTGCTGCAGGCCGTCGGCGGACTCAACTCGAGCAGCCAGGACAACGGCGTCAACCGCATCGCCGACCTCAACCCCAACGACATCGAGAACATCGAGGTGCTCAAGGGCGCCTCGGCGTCGCAGATCTACGGCTCGCGCGCGTCCAACGGCGTCATCATCATCACGACGCGCAAGGGGCAGACGGGGCGGCCGCAGTTCAACCTCACGCAGCGCGTCGGCGGCTCCAACATCCTCCGCACGATCGACGAGCGGCACTACTCGCTCGCCGAGGCGTACGCGAGCGGCGCGGGCGCGGGGCTCGACTCGGCCGCGGTGCAGGCGAGCTACGCCGCGTGCGGCGGCTTCTGCGACCACCAGCGCGAGCTGTTCAACAACGCCGGCACGTCGTACGAGACGGACCTCTCGGTGCGCGGCGGCGGCAACACGGCGCAGTACTACGTGTCGGGGCTCGCCAAGCGCGACGGCGGCCTGGCGGTCAACACCGGCTACGACAAGCAGTCGCTGCGCGCCAACCTCACCACCGCGCTCGGCTCGCGCCTCAACGCGCAGGTGAGCGCCAACCTCGTGCACTCGCTCGCCGCGCGCGGGTTCACCAACAACGACAACGTCAACGTCACGCCCTACTTCGTCTTCCCCGCGACGCCGAGCTGGTTCGACCTGCGCGCGGCGAACGGCACCTACCCCAACAACCCGTTCACCTCGTCCAACCCGCTGCAGACGTTCGCGCTCTCGCGCACGCCGGAAGAGGTGTGGCGCCAGATCGGCGCCGTGACGGCCGACTACTCGGTGCTCGCGAACGACCGTCACACGCTGACGCTCCGCTTCAACGGCGGGGCCGACTTCTACAACCAGCAGGACAACATCAGCGTCCCGGCGTACCTGCAGTTCCAGGCGTCGCAGCCCAACCCCGGCATCCTCACGCTGCAGTCGGGGAACAACATCTACGGCAACTCGGCCCTCACGCTCGCCCACGTCTACCGGCCGGCCGCGGGCTCGTCGTTCACGACCTCGGTCGGCACGCAGTACGAGTACCGCTCGCAGCGCGTCGGCAACATCGTCGGGCAGAACGTGCTCGCCGGGCAGGAGAACGTGCAGAACGCGTCGACGATCAACGCGTTCGACTTCCGCCTGCGCCAGATCGACCTCGCCTACTACGCGCAGGAAGAGTTCCTCACGTTAGGCGAGCGGCTGCTGCTCACCGCCGCCCTCCGCGCGCAGCGCTCGACGGTGAACGGCAACCAGGACAAGTACTACGTCTTCCCCAAGGCCTCCGCGTCCTACCGCATCCCGGGGCTGCCGAGCGCGATCAACGAGGCCAAGCTGCGCCTCGCGTACGGCGTGGCGGGGAACCCGCCGCTCATCACCTCGCAGTTCACCCCCGTCACGACGACCGTCTACGGCGGGCAGAACGCCGTTGTCCCGGGGCTCCGGCTCGGCGCGGCCAACATCCACCCCGAGCTGCAGCGCGAGGTCGAGGGGGGCGTCGACCTCACCTTCCTCAACAGCCGCGCGACGCTCGGCGTCACCGGCTACAACCGCTCGATCAGCGACCTCCTGCTCGAGCCGACGGTCGCCGCGTCGCGCGGGTTCACGACGATCGACCTCAACGGCGGCCGCATGTACAACCGCGGCGTCGAGGTCAACGCGTCGGGGACGCTCGTCCAGACGCGGAACGTGACGTGGGTGCCGCGCCTGACGTTCGCGCGCAACGTGAACAAGGTCACGGCGCTGCCCGACCTCGTCGGCCACGTCCAGTGCCTCAACGCGGCGGGCACCGCGCTGCAGGCCAACCCGCTGCTCTGCCCGCGCGGCTTCACCGCCGGCGCGTACGGGTTCGACCTCGGCCAGGGCCGCGTCGAAGAGGGCGCGTCGCTCACGCAGGTCGTCGGCACCGACACGGTGCCGGGCACCGGCTGCTCCACCGCCGGGTCGACGAGCTGCGTCACCTACGCGCGCAAGTACGGCGACACCGAGCCCAAGTTCACGCTCGGCTTCTCGAACGAGGTCACCGTGCACGGCGTGCGGCTCTACGCCCTGCTCGACTGGCGCTACCGGTTCTCGATCATCAACGTCACGCAGAACACGTACGACTTCTTCCACGCCCTGGCCGACACGGCGGGCACGACGCGGCGGCTCGCCGCCTACCAGGTGACCGCGCCCTACATCCAGGACGGCACCTTCCTCATGCTGCGCGAGGTGACGGCCGGCTACACGCTGCCGGCCGCGCTCTCGCAGCGCATCCTCCGCGGCCATTCCAACACCCTCTCGGTCGAGGTGAGCGGCCGCAACCTCGCGATCAGCACGAGCTACGCCGGCCTCACGCCCGAGGTCAGCAACTTCGGCAACACGAACGTGGTCCGCAACCAGGACCTCGCGCCGTTCCCGCAGTCGCGCACGTTCTTCGTCTCCCTCAACGTCGGGTTCTGA
- a CDS encoding ABC transporter permease → MTAALPALAAAGSFLEAAVRTATPLAFAALGETLVERAGVINVGLEGVIIAGAFGALVGAGLAPGSAGIALGFAAGALAGLATAALFAAFAVWLRTDQIITGTAVTLAALGVTGTLYRALYGTTGATLVTPTSGPLPLPGLVALPLLGRALFAQPPITYTLYLLAPALAWALRRTHAGLALRAVGERPEAAAAAGVRTRPLQTAAVLVGGLLGGVAGATLVVAQAGTFVEGMSAGRGFIAIAVVVLGRWQPLGVMAAALLFGAAGALQYLFQAMGWALPYQLFLAGPYVVTLVVLAGVAGRAGPPAALGRRKLVA, encoded by the coding sequence GTGACCGCCGCCCTCCCCGCCCTCGCGGCCGCGGGCAGCTTCCTCGAAGCCGCCGTCCGCACCGCCACCCCGCTCGCCTTCGCGGCCCTCGGCGAAACGCTCGTCGAGCGCGCCGGCGTGATCAACGTCGGGCTGGAGGGTGTGATCATCGCCGGCGCGTTCGGGGCGCTCGTCGGTGCCGGCCTCGCCCCCGGGTCGGCGGGGATCGCCCTTGGCTTCGCCGCCGGCGCCCTCGCCGGGCTCGCGACCGCCGCGCTGTTCGCGGCCTTCGCGGTGTGGCTGCGTACCGACCAGATCATCACCGGCACGGCCGTTACCCTCGCCGCGCTCGGTGTGACCGGCACGCTCTACCGCGCCCTCTACGGCACCACGGGCGCCACCCTCGTAACTCCGACGTCGGGTCCGCTCCCCCTCCCTGGCCTCGTCGCCCTCCCCCTCCTCGGCCGCGCCCTCTTCGCGCAACCCCCGATCACCTACACGCTTTACCTGCTCGCCCCCGCGCTCGCCTGGGCGCTCCGCCGCACCCACGCGGGCCTCGCCCTGCGCGCGGTCGGCGAACGGCCCGAAGCCGCTGCCGCGGCCGGCGTCCGGACCCGGCCACTCCAGACCGCCGCGGTCCTCGTGGGCGGATTGCTCGGAGGAGTGGCGGGCGCGACGCTCGTCGTCGCACAGGCCGGCACCTTCGTCGAGGGAATGAGCGCGGGGCGCGGCTTCATCGCGATCGCCGTGGTCGTGCTCGGGCGATGGCAGCCGCTCGGCGTCATGGCCGCGGCGCTGCTGTTCGGGGCGGCGGGGGCTCTGCAGTACCTGTTTCAGGCGATGGGATGGGCGCTGCCGTACCAGCTATTTCTGGCGGGGCCGTATGTGGTGACACTCGTCGTGCTGGCCGGCGTGGCGGGGCGGGCAGGGCCGCCGGCAGCGCTCGGGCGCCGCAAGCTCGTAGCGTGA
- a CDS encoding heme ABC transporter ATP-binding protein yields the protein MAHPPTAGADEALTLTGIVKQYGAVRALDGASLTVRRGTLHAVLGENGAGKTTLMRVAFGLVRPNAGEIRVDGTPRHFETPRDAIAARLGMVHQHFTIVPTMTVAENVALGGRGRYDPRQAAARVRALGDATGLRLDPNARADTLGVAAQQRLEVLKALARGGGPDGVGGTDAPAVSARLLILDEPAAVLAPAESEELLRWLRGWVDAGGTAVLVTHKLRDALRYADAITVLRGGRTVLTTPNTSAAAHRGPEPSVDEHLLTAAMLGTDAGMASTGAAPSDSGADGRPIVTRVSAVGVTDAAGVIRLRDATLELRAGTVVGVAAVEGSGQHELLRVLAGRLAPSTGTVERPPRVAFIPEDRHRDALLLDGTLTENLALAGAGARRGRLDWPRVRDAAGTLVARADVRGGTPTTPARALSGGNQQKFVVARELDARPTLVVAENPTRGLDVRASAGLRTRLREAAAAGAAVVVYASDLDEVLGLADEMIVVYDGTVRRAPVDRRVVGRLMLGASS from the coding sequence GTGGCGCATCCACCGACAGCCGGGGCCGACGAGGCGCTCACCCTTACCGGCATCGTAAAGCAGTACGGCGCGGTGCGCGCCCTCGACGGCGCGTCGCTCACCGTGCGTCGGGGCACGCTGCACGCCGTGCTGGGCGAGAACGGCGCGGGCAAGACGACGCTCATGCGGGTCGCATTCGGACTCGTGCGTCCGAACGCGGGCGAGATCCGCGTCGACGGCACCCCCCGCCACTTCGAGACCCCGCGCGACGCGATCGCCGCCCGGCTCGGCATGGTCCACCAGCACTTCACCATCGTCCCCACGATGACGGTGGCCGAAAACGTCGCGCTCGGTGGCCGCGGACGATACGACCCGCGCCAGGCCGCCGCCCGCGTCCGCGCACTCGGCGACGCTACGGGCCTGCGGCTCGACCCCAACGCCCGCGCCGACACCCTCGGCGTCGCCGCCCAGCAACGACTCGAGGTGCTGAAGGCGCTCGCCCGCGGCGGAGGCCCCGACGGGGTGGGCGGCACGGATGCGCCCGCAGTGAGCGCCCGCTTGCTGATCCTCGACGAACCCGCGGCGGTGCTCGCGCCCGCGGAGTCGGAAGAGCTGCTCCGCTGGCTCCGCGGGTGGGTCGACGCGGGCGGGACCGCGGTGCTCGTCACGCACAAGCTCCGGGACGCACTCCGCTACGCCGACGCGATCACCGTCCTTCGCGGCGGCCGGACGGTGCTCACGACCCCGAACACGAGCGCGGCCGCCCACCGCGGGCCAGAACCATCGGTCGACGAGCATCTGCTCACGGCCGCCATGCTCGGCACCGACGCAGGTATGGCTTCGACCGGGGCGGCGCCGAGCGATTCGGGGGCGGACGGGCGACCGATCGTGACACGGGTCAGTGCAGTGGGCGTGACCGACGCCGCCGGCGTGATCCGCCTGCGCGACGCGACGCTGGAGCTGCGCGCGGGCACGGTGGTCGGCGTCGCGGCCGTCGAGGGGAGCGGCCAGCACGAGCTGCTCCGCGTGCTCGCGGGCCGCCTCGCGCCGTCGACGGGCACGGTCGAGCGCCCGCCGCGGGTCGCCTTCATCCCCGAGGACCGGCACCGCGACGCACTCCTCCTCGACGGCACACTCACCGAGAACCTCGCGCTCGCGGGCGCCGGCGCGCGCCGAGGCCGCTTGGATTGGCCACGCGTGCGCGACGCCGCCGGCACGCTCGTCGCCCGCGCCGACGTGCGCGGCGGCACACCCACGACGCCTGCGCGCGCCCTGTCCGGGGGGAACCAGCAGAAGTTCGTCGTCGCCCGCGAGTTGGACGCCAGACCGACGCTGGTCGTCGCGGAGAACCCGACGCGCGGGCTCGACGTTCGCGCATCGGCAGGCCTGCGCACGCGCCTGCGCGAGGCGGCCGCGGCCGGCGCCGCCGTCGTCGTGTACGCGAGCGACCTCGACGAGGTGCTCGGGCTCGCCGACGAGATGATCGTGGTGTACGACGGAACGGTCCGCCGTGCCCCGGTCGACCGTCGCGTCGTCGGCCGCCTGATGCTCGGCGCTTCCTCCTGA
- a CDS encoding membrane protein has product MGEVAAVFVIIPPVEHAPEPGAPWVVALVFGLAGALHFVRPRLYESVMPPWVPPTGPLGRRALVLASGACEILGALGVLYAPTRTAAGWGLVLLLAAVFPANVEMLAAARRSRAKAWVQALFVARLPLQPVIMWWVWTAAVRSAAPRG; this is encoded by the coding sequence ATGGGCGAGGTTGCCGCGGTGTTCGTCATCATTCCGCCCGTTGAGCACGCCCCCGAGCCGGGCGCGCCGTGGGTCGTGGCCCTCGTCTTTGGGCTCGCCGGCGCGTTGCACTTCGTGCGACCGCGACTGTATGAGAGCGTAATGCCCCCGTGGGTACCACCAACGGGTCCCCTTGGCCGACGCGCGCTCGTCCTCGCGAGCGGCGCGTGCGAGATCCTCGGCGCGCTCGGCGTCCTCTACGCGCCCACCCGCACCGCGGCAGGGTGGGGACTGGTGCTCCTGCTCGCGGCTGTGTTCCCGGCCAACGTCGAGATGCTCGCCGCGGCCCGGCGGAGCCGAGCGAAGGCGTGGGTGCAGGCCCTGTTCGTTGCGCGACTGCCGCTACAGCCCGTGATCATGTGGTGGGTCTGGACCGCGGCGGTTCGCTCCGCGGCGCCCCGCGGGTGA
- a CDS encoding GTP cyclohydrolase 1 type 2 yields the protein MTGTEAEQETAVALKAIVTYLDTLLRVGEIPDYGGAVNGLQVANSGRVRRAAVAVDFSRPTIEQAVAAGTQLLVVHHGMFWGGAQPVVGPSYERLRLLLTADVAVYSAHLPLDVHPTLGNNVLLASELGLTPTGGFVRYKTIDVGVSGEDDLDTAELAGRAAMFAARWGHAARHTPIAPGRRTRRWGICTGAGASSESLAEAAAKGLDTLIVGEGPHHTAVEAVERGIVVIYAGHYATETLGVRALGDELRRQFGIAWTFVGEPTGL from the coding sequence TTGACCGGGACCGAAGCGGAGCAGGAAACGGCGGTCGCGCTGAAGGCGATCGTGACATACCTCGACACGTTGCTCCGGGTGGGCGAAATCCCCGACTACGGCGGCGCGGTGAACGGGTTGCAGGTCGCCAACTCGGGGCGGGTTCGCCGCGCGGCGGTCGCGGTCGACTTCTCGCGCCCGACCATCGAACAGGCAGTCGCGGCGGGCACGCAGCTGCTCGTCGTCCACCACGGGATGTTCTGGGGTGGCGCGCAGCCAGTCGTCGGCCCGTCGTACGAGCGCTTACGCCTGCTTCTCACCGCCGACGTCGCCGTCTACTCGGCGCACCTCCCACTCGACGTGCACCCGACGCTCGGGAACAACGTCCTCCTCGCGTCCGAGCTCGGCCTCACGCCCACGGGCGGGTTCGTCCGCTACAAGACCATCGACGTCGGCGTGAGCGGCGAGGACGACCTAGACACGGCCGAACTCGCCGGACGGGCCGCGATGTTCGCGGCGCGGTGGGGGCACGCGGCGCGGCACACGCCGATCGCGCCCGGGCGACGCACGCGGCGGTGGGGGATCTGTACCGGGGCCGGCGCGTCGAGCGAGTCGCTGGCGGAGGCGGCGGCGAAAGGGCTCGACACGCTGATCGTCGGCGAAGGCCCGCACCACACGGCGGTCGAGGCGGTCGAGCGCGGGATCGTCGTCATCTACGCCGGCCACTACGCGACGGAAACGCTGGGCGTCCGCGCGCTCGGCGACGAACTCCGGCGGCAGTTCGGGATCGCGTGGACGTTCGTGGGGGAGCCGACCGGGCTGTAG
- a CDS encoding zinc-binding dehydrogenase has translation MKAAIVDAFDRPPRYGDVPTPTAADGEVVVHVAAAAASQLVRAQAAGRHYSSPARLPFVPGVDGVGRLDDGRRVYCAFPRVPHGTMAERTVVPRDAWVEVPDAVDDVTAAAIANPGMSSWAALVERARFVAGEAVLVNGATGASGRLAIQIARHLGARCVVATGRTAASVAPLAALGADRTIPLDQPADVLVDLFRRELREEGIDVVLDYLWGPSAEHFITACAGHGAGAAEPRVRFVQIGTLAAPTVTLPGAALRSSGLELLGSGLGSVSNAALVRAIGAMLRAVGPAGLTIAADPVPLADVKQAWADDRSGRLVLTV, from the coding sequence ATGAAGGCCGCGATCGTCGACGCGTTCGACCGTCCACCGCGCTACGGCGACGTGCCCACGCCCACGGCTGCGGACGGCGAGGTGGTGGTCCACGTCGCGGCCGCCGCCGCGAGCCAGCTCGTCCGCGCGCAGGCCGCGGGCCGGCACTACAGCAGCCCCGCGCGCCTGCCCTTCGTCCCCGGCGTCGACGGCGTCGGGCGCCTCGACGACGGCCGGCGCGTCTACTGCGCCTTCCCCCGCGTGCCGCACGGGACGATGGCCGAGCGAACCGTCGTCCCGCGCGACGCATGGGTCGAGGTGCCCGACGCCGTCGACGACGTCACGGCGGCTGCGATCGCCAACCCCGGCATGTCCTCCTGGGCCGCGCTGGTCGAGCGCGCCCGCTTCGTCGCGGGCGAGGCGGTGCTCGTCAACGGCGCGACCGGCGCCTCGGGGCGGCTCGCGATCCAGATCGCCCGCCACCTCGGCGCGCGCTGCGTGGTCGCGACCGGCCGCACCGCCGCCAGCGTCGCCCCGCTCGCCGCGTTAGGCGCCGACCGGACGATCCCGCTCGACCAGCCCGCCGACGTGCTCGTCGACCTCTTCCGGCGCGAGCTGCGGGAGGAGGGGATCGACGTGGTGCTCGACTACCTCTGGGGGCCGTCGGCCGAGCACTTCATCACGGCCTGCGCCGGCCACGGCGCGGGGGCGGCCGAGCCGCGCGTGCGCTTCGTCCAGATCGGGACGCTCGCCGCGCCGACCGTAACCCTCCCGGGCGCCGCGCTCCGCAGCTCCGGGCTCGAACTGTTAGGCAGCGGCCTCGGGAGCGTCTCGAACGCCGCGCTCGTGCGGGCCATCGGCGCCATGCTGCGGGCGGTCGGGCCCGCGGGGCTCACCATCGCCGCCGACCCGGTGCCGCTCGCCGACGTCAAGCAGGCGTGGGCCGACGACCGGAGCGGGCGGCTGGTCCTCACGGTGTGA